The following proteins are co-located in the Pseudomonas fluorescens genome:
- the gpmI gene encoding 2,3-bisphosphoglycerate-independent phosphoglycerate mutase, with the protein MTTTPKPLVLIILDGFGHSESHHDNAVYSANKPVLDRLTATVPNGLISGSGMDVGLPDGQMGNSEVGHMNLGAGRVVYQDFTRVTKSIRDGEFFENPTICAAVDKAVAAGKAVHFMGLLSDGGVHSHQDHLVAMAELAFKRGADKIYLHAFLDGRDTPPKSAQSSIELLDATFAALGKGRIASLVGRYFAMDRDNRWDRVSQAYNLIVDGQAEFNAATAQEGLEAAYARGESDEFVKATTVGEPVKVEDGDAVVFMNFRADRARELSHVFVDAGFKDFERARQPKVEFVMLTQYAANIPAPAAFAPGSLENVLGDYLAKNGKTQLRIAETEKYAHVTFFFSGGREEPFPGEERILIPSPKVATYDLQPEMSAPEVTDKIVDAIEHQRYDVIVVNYANGDMVGHSGNLQAAVKAVECLDLCVGRIVDALEKVGGEALITADHGNCEQMSDESTGQAHTAHTTEPVPFIYVGKRDLKVREGGVLADVAPTMLKLMGLEKPKEMTGTSILV; encoded by the coding sequence ATGACTACCACGCCTAAACCTTTGGTCCTGATAATTCTCGATGGCTTCGGACACAGTGAAAGCCACCACGACAACGCCGTGTACTCGGCCAACAAGCCGGTACTCGACCGCCTGACTGCCACCGTACCCAACGGCCTGATCTCCGGTTCCGGTATGGACGTGGGTCTGCCGGACGGCCAGATGGGCAACTCGGAAGTCGGCCACATGAACCTCGGCGCCGGACGAGTGGTATACCAAGACTTCACACGCGTGACCAAATCGATCCGCGACGGCGAGTTCTTCGAGAACCCGACGATCTGCGCGGCGGTGGATAAAGCAGTCGCCGCCGGCAAGGCCGTGCACTTCATGGGCTTGCTGTCCGACGGCGGCGTTCACAGCCACCAGGACCACCTGGTCGCGATGGCCGAACTGGCCTTCAAGCGCGGCGCCGACAAGATCTACCTGCACGCCTTCCTCGATGGCCGCGACACCCCGCCTAAAAGCGCGCAATCGTCCATCGAACTGCTCGACGCCACCTTCGCTGCGCTCGGCAAAGGCCGTATCGCCAGCCTGGTCGGCCGTTACTTCGCCATGGACCGCGACAACCGTTGGGACCGCGTCTCCCAGGCTTACAACCTGATCGTCGACGGCCAGGCCGAATTCAACGCCGCCACCGCCCAGGAAGGCCTGGAAGCCGCCTACGCGCGTGGCGAGAGCGATGAGTTCGTCAAAGCCACCACCGTCGGCGAGCCGGTCAAAGTTGAAGACGGCGATGCCGTGGTGTTCATGAACTTCCGCGCCGACCGTGCCCGCGAACTGAGCCACGTGTTTGTCGATGCCGGCTTCAAAGACTTCGAGCGCGCCCGCCAGCCGAAGGTCGAGTTCGTCATGCTCACCCAATACGCCGCCAACATCCCGGCCCCGGCAGCTTTTGCCCCGGGTAGCCTGGAAAACGTGCTGGGCGATTACCTGGCGAAAAACGGCAAGACCCAGCTGCGCATCGCCGAAACCGAGAAATACGCCCACGTGACGTTCTTCTTCTCCGGCGGCCGTGAAGAACCGTTCCCGGGTGAAGAGCGCATCCTGATTCCATCGCCAAAAGTCGCCACCTACGACCTGCAGCCGGAAATGAGCGCGCCGGAAGTCACCGACAAGATCGTCGATGCCATCGAACACCAGCGTTACGACGTGATCGTGGTCAACTACGCCAACGGCGACATGGTCGGCCACAGTGGCAACCTGCAAGCAGCTGTAAAAGCCGTGGAATGCCTGGACCTGTGCGTCGGCCGTATCGTCGACGCCCTGGAGAAAGTCGGCGGCGAGGCGCTGATCACCGCCGACCACGGCAACTGCGAGCAGATGTCCGACGAATCCACCGGCCAGGCCCACACCGCTCACACCACCGAGCCGGTGCCGTTCATCTATGTCGGCAAGCGCGACCTGAAAGTGCGTGAAGGCGGCGTGCTGGCGGACGTGGCGCCGACCATGCTGAAGCTGATGGGGCTGGAGAAGCCGAAAGAGATGACCGGCACCTCAATCCTGGTCTGA
- a CDS encoding rhodanese-like domain-containing protein — protein MVDHLIAFATAHYLLAGAFVILLALLIAHEMSRGGRSLSTSELTALVNKDEAVVVDIRPAKDFAAGHIVGALNIPQDKLIARLAELEKYKAKTIILVDAQGQHAGTHAREMLKTGFTAAKLSGGIGSWKADNLPLVK, from the coding sequence ATGGTTGATCACCTGATTGCATTTGCCACTGCCCACTACCTGCTCGCGGGTGCCTTCGTCATCCTGCTGGCGCTGCTGATCGCTCATGAAATGAGCCGCGGTGGCCGCAGCCTGAGCACGTCGGAGCTGACCGCGCTGGTCAACAAGGATGAGGCCGTTGTCGTGGATATTCGCCCGGCCAAGGATTTCGCTGCCGGGCATATCGTCGGCGCACTGAACATTCCGCAGGACAAGCTGATCGCACGCCTGGCCGAGCTGGAAAAATACAAAGCCAAGACCATCATCCTGGTCGACGCCCAAGGCCAGCACGCCGGCACCCACGCCCGCGAGATGCTCAAGACCGGTTTCACCGCCGCCAAACTGTCCGGCGGTATTGGCAGCTGGAAGGCCGATAACCTGCCGCTGGTGAAGTGA